One window of Cervus elaphus chromosome 2, mCerEla1.1, whole genome shotgun sequence genomic DNA carries:
- the LOC122704935 gene encoding olfactory receptor 8B12-like, with the protein MAADNTSSVIEFILTGLTDQAQLKIPLFFLFLSFYVVTVVGNLGLITLIGLNSHLHIPMYFFLFNLSFIDFSYSTTLTPKMLMGFVSEKNIISYAGCMTQFFFFCFFVFSESYILSAMAYDRYVAICKPLVCTVTMSPQVCLLLLLGVYGMGVFGAVAHMGNIMFMTFCGDNLVNHYMCDIIPLLELSCNSSYINLLVVFIVVTIGIGVPIVTIFISYGFILSNILHISSTEGRSKAFSTCSSHIIVVSLFFGSGAFMYLKPPSILPLDQGKVSSVFYTAVVPMLNPLIYSLRNKDVKVALKKTLSIKIFS; encoded by the coding sequence ATGGCTGCAGATAACACCTCCTCTGTGATAGAGTTCATCCTCACAGGCTTAACAGACCAGGCACAACTCAAGATCCCCCTCTTCTTCCTGTTTTTGAGTTTCTATGTAGTCACCGTAGTGGGGAACCTGGGTTTGATAACCTTGATTGGACTGAATTCTCACCTTCATAttcccatgtactttttcctcttcAACCTGTCCTTCATAGATTTTAGTTATTCCACTACCCTCACCCCTAAAATGCTGATGGGTTTTGTCTCAGAGAAGAACATCATTTCCTATGCAGGGTGTAtgactcaattttttttcttctgtttctttgtcttttctgaatCCTACATCCTGTCAGCGATGGCATATGACCGCTATGTCGCCATCTGTAAGCCACTGGTGTGCACGGTCACCATGTCTCCTCAGGTGTGTTTACTCCTTTTGTTGGGGGTCTATGGGATGGGAGTGTTTGGAGCTGTGGCTCATATGGGAAACATAATGTTTATGACCTTCTGTGGTGACAACCTTGTCAATCACTATATGTGTGACATCATTCCCCTCCTTGAGCTCTCCTGTAACAGTTCTTACATAAATTTGCTGGTGGTCTTTATTGTTGTGACTATTGGCATTGGGGTGCCCATTGTGACCATTTTTATCTCTTATGGTTTTATTCTTTCTAACATTCTCCACATCAGCTCCACTGAGGGCCGATCCAAAGCCTTTAGTACATGCAGTTCCCATATAATtgtggtttctcttttctttggatCAGGAGCTTTTATGTACCTCAAACCACCTTCTATTTTACCCCTTGATCAGGGGAAAGTGTCCTCTGTATTCTATACTGCTGTGGTGCCCATGCTTAACCCGTTAATCTATAGCCTGAGGAATAAGGATGTGAAAGTTGCCCTGAAGAAAACCTTGAGCATAAAAATCTTCTCttga